A portion of the Simkania negevensis Z genome contains these proteins:
- a CDS encoding MFS transporter, translating into MKKQNIQPLLSHPRPIYAQSVWLAAVFFIFFLLLVEFSIWDARSPLVMKKLVAVSSLKVIFTPYLVAIILFQLPIAFMIDEYGPTIVIGSFMLISTIGILMLGLSYSALILWTALFITGIGVTVTYANVFKLISNWFRPAYFPIMVGATICIAHIGAAFGQPLVEFFLANFAWAKIFTNYGILGIIYALFFFFIFRASSSSASYNIFANHQTSFIKEAILTALKNRENWLIAICFGLFEGHRIVFDGFWHIASFEALHETSHQATSLLNAPTMLAYGFGALFFGWLAMRKKVRKKLIIMGAIIAICANLTFIYFPTLPIPFILSLFYVNSFFAGTFFLTATLIHEKNSPQVTATVIGMLIVSLSFFRLITDWLIRAIIYFTGINLDASAYSSNHIKWIFLIFPLSALIGLILFLRVKETYGKQKI; encoded by the coding sequence TTGAAGAAGCAAAATATTCAGCCGCTCCTTTCTCATCCCAGACCTATTTATGCTCAAAGCGTGTGGTTGGCTGCTGTTTTTTTTATTTTTTTTCTCCTTTTGGTTGAATTTAGCATTTGGGATGCGCGTTCTCCTCTGGTTATGAAAAAACTTGTAGCAGTGAGTTCCTTAAAAGTCATTTTCACTCCATATTTGGTCGCAATCATCCTTTTTCAACTTCCTATCGCATTTATGATTGATGAGTATGGTCCTACGATAGTCATAGGTAGTTTCATGCTCATTAGTACGATTGGTATCTTGATGCTCGGATTAAGTTATTCCGCTCTAATTTTATGGACTGCTCTTTTTATTACTGGAATTGGTGTAACTGTCACCTATGCCAATGTTTTTAAACTCATTTCTAACTGGTTTAGACCTGCCTATTTTCCGATAATGGTGGGAGCAACCATTTGCATTGCACATATAGGGGCAGCCTTTGGTCAGCCTCTAGTGGAATTTTTTCTTGCAAATTTCGCTTGGGCAAAAATCTTTACCAATTATGGAATACTGGGAATCATCTACGCTTTATTCTTTTTTTTCATCTTTCGAGCCTCTTCCTCTTCTGCGTCTTATAATATTTTCGCCAATCATCAGACTTCTTTTATAAAAGAAGCCATTTTGACTGCTCTTAAAAATCGTGAAAACTGGCTTATCGCGATTTGTTTTGGCCTCTTTGAAGGGCATAGAATCGTATTTGATGGATTTTGGCACATTGCCAGCTTCGAAGCCTTACATGAAACCTCCCATCAAGCTACATCGCTCTTGAATGCTCCTACGATGCTAGCCTACGGGTTTGGAGCGCTCTTTTTTGGCTGGCTTGCGATGCGGAAGAAAGTACGTAAGAAGCTAATTATCATGGGTGCAATTATTGCGATTTGTGCAAATTTGACGTTTATTTATTTTCCAACCCTTCCTATCCCATTCATTTTAAGTCTCTTTTATGTAAACTCCTTTTTTGCGGGGACTTTTTTCCTCACTGCAACTCTTATTCATGAGAAAAATTCTCCTCAAGTCACTGCAACTGTGATAGGTATGTTAATCGTCTCTCTTTCTTTTTTTAGACTGATTACCGATTGGCTGATTCGCGCGATCATTTACTTTACGGGAATCAATCTTGATGCTTCAGCTTACTCTTCGAATCATATTAAATGGATCTTTTTGATCTTTCCATTATCGGCCTTAATAGGCTTGATTTTGTTTCTTCGAGTGAAAGAAACATACGGCAAACAGAAAATTTAA